In Melanotaenia boesemani isolate fMelBoe1 chromosome 1, fMelBoe1.pri, whole genome shotgun sequence, the genomic window tcagATTTAattcgctttggataaaagcattatgccaaatgactgtagaactATACATGTACACATGTGAAGGCAGATCAACCTCTTCTGTAGGAATACaggttttgtttcagtttaaagGATTATATGTTGAAATGCTATGCTATATATCTACGAATGCTCTCAGGTTTCTGATCCTTTATTTCAATATATCCCTTAAATCTTTTATGTAGGACGGTCCACAGTCCACACTGCTATTTGCACAACTCTGATCATTTAAGCATGTATGATCagatttaattctttttttagaaatgtgatttttttttcttttaacagagAACATATTCTGAACTCATCATTTATCTGGCTGATTTTGTTTgatgtgtttctcttttatgtGCCCAGTGAGGATGCCATGGAGTACTCTAAAGAGTTTGTCACATCCGTGGTGTTAGGAAAAGACCTGGTACCAAGGTACCTCTGATACTGTACTAAGCGTACGGTggttagttttatttttctccattatTACCACAATAATCTCTGATTTCTCATAGGCTCGGCCTGTCACAATTGGAGGGTTTCCGACGACACCTTCTGGAAGTCTTACAGAAAAGTAACAAGCCAAAGGTGACTTAAACTCTTGCTACTATAGAAGAAGACTTATAAGTGATTAGTCATTTGCAAGAATTGAATAAAGTGCTTTCTGAAAAGGAAATAAGAGAGTTTGTCACAAACATTCCAAGCCTCATTcagttttgtattgtttgtcCACACAACCTTTCACTGCAGTTATCTCTTGAtaattttgtaaaatatgttaaGACCTTCATTTTGCAGACAACATAAACAGCTTTAGACAAGCTAAATGTAGATATTAAGAAATGTAATGGgtcttatttgttttgtgaACAGTGGAGAATCATTGCAGGAGGCACCAAGTGCATCCCCAAATCAGAGCTTCCAGTGGAGGACGATGATCCTCAATCTCAGCCTGCGGCACCCCCCAGCAGTCGCCTGTGGCTACACCCCAGTGACCTCAGCATTGCCCTGTCAGCCTCCACACCCCTTTACCCTCCGGGCAGGATCATCCATGTTGTGCACAACCATCCACCAGAGACATAGTAAGAAAACTGTGGGTTGATTATTGCAGTTAAACCAAAAGTGAGCTTAATTTCTGTGGCTGTTTTACTGTATGTTTTCTGAAAACTCTAGAAATGAGATCTGGGAATGTGACTAAATGGAAAATCAAAAGCTGAATCACTTACCTCAGGAGAATCCGAAGAGTTGTGTTCTGTCACAGCTGCTAAGCACATTCATCCTGTATTAGCTGAGCATTGAGACAGAATCAGAACACATATCACTGGTTTTATAACAGTTTGGATAGATAAATAGCAGTTAAGCCAAATGTTTAATTGCTGGATTATGGAGGAGTATGGATATGGAGTGGAGTGACAACATTCTCGTCTTTGTTCCACTGATGCTTGCTGACATTGTATTTGTGTTGCATTGGTCTAGCCACTTTAAGCTTTAGCCACCATCTGCATCATGGTAGAAAATCCTGTGGCACAAATGGTCTGTGCATTTTAGACCCAGTTATGCCAAAGTTGCTGATCACCAAACATGATACTAAGCAAATATATATAAGTAGTCAAGTTGAATGTCTTATTTGGAAATTGAAGTATAGAATTTCCTAAAtctaaaaactgtttaattctAATTGAAAAACTGGgatccattttaaaattctttcatcagttttaagtaaaaatgtatgaaattttAAAGCCCAATTCGGTACGtcacatacatttatttatctttttttgtttgtttgtttttattcaagtaGCACTGACACACACCAAGCTTTCCATTTAAGTTATTTCATTATTCTTAATGTTTTCACAAATGGCTTTCTGTAACATTTGATCCAGGAAAAATTTctagtatttatatattttattgagtTGAAAACAGTATTTAGCAGCAGTCAATAAAAGACATCCTCAGCCTCCTCTACAAACCTTGTAGAGGGCATTGATTGTAAATAGGGGTTTTTGTCCTTTATCAATTTTCAGATTATTTATCAAATCTAGTATGAGTAAatcaatgtgtgtgtttacatcatGTTTCTCTGTGACTAACAGACTGTGTGTCTCTTTGCCTCTGTAGCTGTGGCCAGGAAGAGCCGACCTACTCGGCTCTGTGGGGGGACAACAAGGCCTTCAATGAGGTCATCATATCACCTGCCATGCTGAACGAGCACATGCCCCACATGGTGATAGAGGGCCTAAACAAGGTCTGTGTACATGCAGataatttttcttcctttttgtggagtttatttgaaatgGCAAAGAATTGGCCTCTTAACCTTGTTCTTGATTTCCACTACTTGGTGATTAAAATGATGAATGAGTGTGTCTTAGCTGCTTCTGACTATACAAATTCAGATGCATATTTTTAGCAATGGTTCATGAAAGGGAAAAAGTACCTGTTGAAAAAGGCAAATTGTCATCATACATtttgaaataaagataaagacCAGCAGCTTTCTTCAATAATATCTCTATAGAGATGGTGCGTTTGgttaaaaatcaacaaaagaTCTTCTGTCTCAGCACAGGCTGATCAGTTTTGACTAGTGCAGTACAAAAGAGTTTAGAAATGTATCAGCATTTAAATAATCAGTAAGTCTCTCCAAATTTAGTAGTGACAcactttaagaaaacaaaactttacttTGGGGCTCCTAAAAGAGCATTTTCAGCTATAGCCTCATAGATTTTGTACAGCATCTATGCACTTTTTATTTACGTCTTTTAAGTGCGTTATATATTATTAAACATGGAATGGAAAGCATGTCATTAAACCCTGTGTAGAACTTTCGGCATTAATAGATAAAAATGCTATTGAAGAAGGATTATTCATTTATAATCTTTTTGGATTTTAAATCAAATGATTGCTATAGATGCCATGGCTGATTTATTCAGCTGCACTGCTATTAAAAACAGATTAGTTTTATCATTTAGTGATATGAGttaagaaatgtttttgagGCATTTGAAGGATTTAATCCAACTCTCCAGTAAATTTATGCATGTGAACCATTTTTAACCTACAACTCACCACACTTTTTTGTCTCCTCCACATTGCTCCTGTCTCAAAGCATGGGATCTGTTCGCTCACGGTTGGCTCTGGGTCTTCTCTGGGTCTTCTCTGGTTCTTCTAAGACGTTGACCATCTGTTTGCGTAACAGGGTGTTAATATGAATGCTTGCATGTAAAGGATCCACAATGGGGTTTGCAACTTTTTTGTGTCTGCAAAGTTAACATTATTATGTTGAGTCTTGTCTGTACacattgtgtgtgtatactTGTCTCTGCCTTTATTTGTGGGTCATCCTTCTTCTTTCAAGGGTATGTTGAAATATGTTATATTTTAGTGTAtgtataaagtgtgtgtttgatgtACGTAGTTTGTAGTATGATACCTCTGGTGTTTCTGCAGGTACTGGAACCATTTTGTGTCCTGCCTGAGCAGGTGTTTTTGGAACCAGAGGAACTGGGAGTTGATCAGCCAACCAGCAGCACTGTATTTTTAACCCCAGAGAAAGAGCTAAACAGTACTCCCCCTCCTGATTTTCCTGCCACACAAAAACACCCGTCTTGCACTGCCTCCTTTACAGAGACGAACTCTGTCTCAGACCCTTCGGCTGTTGTCAATTCTCCCTCTTTTCCAGATGCAGAGTCTGTGCTTCCGCCTTCTCTATCAGACTATACCTCAGCCTTTCAGCCATGTTTGGTGTCTGTCCCTCCTCTTTCTGTCATCTCTTCCAGCCCTCCCACAGGAGCACTTCCAGCTGAAAATAGCTCATGCATTCCAGCACAAACCCAATCAGAACCACCCATCTCTCACCCTCACAAAGATGTGATTCCCACTCCTGTTTCTGAGAAGTCTGCCTGTACACAGACAGAAAATCTTCCTCTAAGGAGAGTAGAAGCACATAGCTCTTTACAATATCAGGTCTGCAGTTTACAAGTGTCAAATAATCTCTCTGATTCTCTTGTTTAAACTTTCTCAGTATTAGACTTTGCCCTCATTAGCTTGTGTACATGACAAAACTACCAAATAGTGGAATTTGTTTCAGTGCATACGGACTTGACTAAGAAGACAAAGTTTAATATTAAAAGTGGTATATCTGATGGCAGAGCAGTACGTAAtctaaaagtcatttttaacaaCCTTGCATGTGTCCAAACCTACCAGCCCTCCTTCTCTTCCTATTAAAATTTATTGTCCAGCTTTTCTTAAtcaactttttattcttttccagcTCACTCAAGTGCTTTGGCATGAACTTTCTAACCTTGTAACAAGTTGTCTTTGTATTTAGAAAGTTCCATGGTAACATAATTTCTTCCATATTAACTGATCTTTCATTCATCTTGGCTGGGGTTTTTGGTAGCTGAAGCTCGTCTTTTTGGCTATCTGCTCTCTTTCCTTTTCAAAAACACATATTCATCTTTTCCTCAGTTTTAATTCCATGAAGAAATTTTTGGTAACCCATCAGGCATCGATGAAGTAACAAGGGGAACAAATGTGTAATTATAGTGTACTCGACTTTGCTTCACTTCCCTGTTCCACCATAAAATTGCTGCTGCTCACAGGTCTCTGAAAAAATTTCCTGAACTggtgtgttttatgttattaaacATCATAATGTGCTTTCATCATATGAATCATCTATGGCTGGCAGCTATAACTGCAGTGCAATTTAAATTAGTGCAAACCTCAAGtatgcatttgtgtttgtgtttttttttttaacgtcaTTTGTTGCCATCATTGTGCCCCAACTGGAAGTGatgcatttattgtttttgtgccAAATATTCGCTGCGATTTGTCACTTGCAGCATTGATGTCATGTACCACTGGTCTCATACTACCTACCTGTACATTACCTACATATTACATATACATATTACCTACATACCTGTAACATATTGTCACATATGATCTTTAACCATCTGCATAACCCAAAcatatttaataaacattgtatgtgttaatattttaacttaCTAAACTTATGTCTGGTAGATTTCCAGTATGTTGCTTTATCATTCCACTCCATTGTCAAATGTATGCTTTCTTAAAACATATGTGTGTTggtttgtgtctttattttttcggatgtttttttttatttatatatatatatacaataacatgctgtgttttaattcattaaaatgaacCAAATAATTGTAATCGTGTGCTGATGTGATTTACCGTTAGTATTTGCCTCGCTCATAGTCATATCAGTTAACAGAACACGGTTTAGATCAGAGTTTTTCTTATATGTTCTTCTACAATGCTGTAATGTGGTTTGTAATAATATAATAGAGGTAATGTAGGTCTTGTGTAGTGCTCACTCAGGAATCATGACTGTTGTTGGTGTTTCATGTCAGTTTGAGTGGGCACAAACTCACCTTTAGATTGTATTTACGTTTATCTGAACTGGACTACATTTTATAACGCTTTGTTGACAAATGAAATCATATGTCGTGCCAGGTATATTTATAGTGGTTACTTGGAAAGTGTTATTTTATCAACAGCATAATCTTTCCACTGGTGATCTAAATGCgtaggtagtttttttttaactattacaAGTACATTTGGTTTTTCTCACCATTGTCAAGGGATGAAAACTTGACATTCTGTGCCGAAACTGTTTTCCCAAATTAATAATGTCCAGTGGATTAGACATTGGTTGTCCTTTTTAAaccatttgttttttatataaatccCACCAAgtcaaaggatttttttttcaaaggagAAACAGTTTTGTCTCTTGTTGCTGCATAAGCTGTAACTACAGTCCTTTTTCAAAAGTAAACCTTTTTAACAGTCTAGTTGTAACAGTTGAATGGGTGGATTAGTTTTCTATAGTTCAACTgatcttctgtttttatctgtattAAGGTCTCTGCTTGATTCTGCGCTCATCTGCACATCTTCCCAGCACTCAGGCCACTGTCAAACATTAATCTTTGCAGTCATGTACTTTTGTGCTTttaacaggtgctggagaactatAATAAAGGGAAAACTGCTTTGCTATCAGCAGCCAAGATCATGGTGAGCCCCACAGAAGTGGATTTGAATCCAGAGTCCATATTCATGGATGCATCAACATCCTCTCAGCAGCCAACGCCTACAACCCACCACCGCAGGAACAGTAGTGTTCGGTTAGTACACTAGGCACTGATGTGATGTATTTGAGCCTCAAAGAATATATGAAATGCTTGAAAACTTTTGTCTTGCCAGTTTCTACAACTTGGCTTGTAGTGATGTAAAGCTCATGCTAAACAGTAGTTGTAGTCTTTTACTTTGTAGTACTAAAAGACAGTATTGCCACTAACTGCTGTTCTGTTTTCTCAAAATGATTGTTCTtgtctgttctgttttgtttaaaaaaaaaaacaaaaaaaagacaaaaaccatTGTCACGGTAAGCAAAGCATGCTAGTACTAACTTTGCACAATATGCTCCCTTCTCTCATGCACGCCTGCACGCTGTCTAACCACAGAGCAGTTGCAACGTATGGTAGTATTCAATTTCCACCTCGCCCTCTCTGGTTTAGCCCATGTCCGAAGTCAGTGTGAACTCCTGGTAGTAACAGTTGAATTATGTTTTCTCTCCTGTATTGGTTGCTAGTACAAGAGCATACATTCACTACTGGGTCACACTCCTTGGGTGTCTTTCATTATGCTAACATGTCTCCTCGCTCCAGACAAGGAGATGAGAAAGAGATGCAAGGAATAATACACCTGAGATTCTTCCTTACAAGCTCCTCCAGAAACCTCTTTGTctgcttttatttgaaattaaggGTTTAGATTTGAAGATTGTGTAGGAGGAACATTTTCTTGGTTTCGGGCTTAGAGCAGACACAAGGAGACAAGCGTTAGCAAAATAATTGGCACCCCTGACCTCCCAGTCCCattctttgttctttctttcatctACGTGATTTATTGCAGTGATCACATAGTCTGTAGAATCTAGATATAGTTTGACTACTAACGTATACTCGTTTTCCCCTCTTCAACCCTATGCAAGCTGTTTTGACCCACTTTTCATGTCTGTCTTGTGCTTTGGATCCCCTCTCCCCTCCTTTCCCCGTCATTACTCTCCAACCCGCTCTTCTCCTTTCCTCTAGTTCATGTGCCCAGTCTGAAATATCTCTGGATGGTTTCTCTGAGTGCCCTCCTCCCCCAGTGCCCGTAGTGCTGCGTGGAGCTCGGGAGCGTCTAGCAGTTGAGCTGAGGGATCGCAAAGCACCACTGGCCATCATGGAGAGCCTCTCAGATGCAGAGTCAATCTACAGTCTGGATTCCCGACGCTCTTCAGCTGCGTTAAGAGGCTCACCAATGCTGGGTAGCCTACCATTCCCTTTGGATGCCCCAATACCAGAGGAGAACCCATCTCTTAGCTCTCGCACTGAACTATTGGCTGCAGACTCACTCTGCCAAGCCACGCCAGAACATCTGGGTGAGGTGGGACCCTTCTTTACCCCAATGGAATCCAGATCCACCCCAGATTATCCCACAAGGCTGTCTCCAGCCACACCTCACTACAGTGGACATCATTCCCCAGCTCCTCTGAAGCAGAGTGTTTTGGCTCAGCCTTTCAAACCAGAGCCTAACGCCACGCCAACATTGCTACCTGATGGGGAACAGATACCTGGGATCTACAGCCCAGGGAGCACACCTACTGCTCCCCTAAGCCCACAAACTGGCTCTAGACCTATGGATAGAGGAAAGGAGGACTGGGAGATGGAGACAGCAGAGAAACGGTTAGGTGCAGACACCACAACTTCTAACCTTCCACCCCAGCTATCTAATGGAAACCCCAGTCAGGCAGTTTTGGAGTTTGCCCAGTACTTGGACTCCCTATTCAGACTGGACGGCAGCAGCTCCCCGCCTCTGGAGCTCTCTGATGGGGAGTCAGAGTCAGGCCGGGGATCTTTTGGGCAGGGTGAGTGTCTTGGAGATGGACAACAATTAGATGACAAACAACTTCTAGCAAGAGCGACACTGGAGCCCAATCTAGTCCCTAAGCCTCCACGCACTTTTGCTGGATCTGCTGATCCCTCTTCAGGGATATCTTTGTCCCCCTCCTTCCCTCTTTCATCATCCGAGGAGCTCAACGACCTTTCCCCTAGTGAAGGTGCCCCACCTGCCATGCACTCCTTACGAACATCTAGCCCTTGCCACTGTCCTGAAGAGAACACACTCTCATCAATGGTTTGATGTGCTCTGAAGGTCCCAGTGCCCTTTGCTCTAAGCTGAAAGGTGCAGTAGTCCAAATTTGAAAACATATCACAGTACACGCATGTAATGGAATGCAGTCACTCATCAGAGATCCAATGACAGAACTTGACAGACCAACTCACAAACCTTTATTCATTCTTCAGGTGTCCCCTTTGAACTCTGTTTATAACATTTTCACAATGTTGCAacgtcaaaaaaagaaaaagataccTCTCTCTGCATGCCAGGGGGCTTTGCTGCTTATGGATGTATATAAACAACTGTAGCTTCACATCGTCATTCCAAAACTCTGTTGTCTCACTCATGCGGGGAAATGTTCACGTTACATCAAGTCCGCAACGTAGAAAATCAAAGGGAAAATAGTTAACCTAGCAGGGATTCAGAAACTAACACTGTAGAAGAGGTTAGCATAGGCACATCATTGGGTTAGATGTACTTTACAACTTCCTGCATCTTCAACAGCTTTGGAAACTTGTccagcttttatttaaatattattatgatgattattcttattgttattttttacatcaAGAATGTGAAGATGGACAAATTTGTTAATAAAGAGACTTGAGAAGACATGAAGAAACGTTCCTCAGGACTACAAAGAATTGACTTTGTGAAAGAGAGTAAGTGTGTTATGTTGGTGAGAATACATGTGTCTTAAACATTTAGTGATTGTGACAAAACGTTATTACAGATGCCTATGGATGTTTTAAGTCTTTTGATTACACTTTATAATgcatgaaaactttattttttattgatttcttcTTGAAGAGAACTTGTCACTAAGACACTTAGATTGACATTTGGTTACTCTTGCACATTGCATTTTGCTCAGTTTACCCCCTTTgccaaaaaaaggaaagaaaaaagaatacatTGTCTTGCCAAATGTATTTATGAGATGTaattttgtatatgtatatggatattgctttatttaaacacaggctTAGGTTATCTCCTTCCTTAGCAATTCTGTCTGTTCCCATGTAGACTGTTACACAGCAACACCATGAAATAGATGTCATCCTGACATTAAAACACTGCCAtggctttaaataaaaacaaaaacaaaacctctgCACGTTGGGTATTAACATATAACAAACTTGCTAATTACTGTACATTTCTCTAGAGAGCTCTTAGCAATGTGCCCAGGTCAGAATGTGCATGCCCTATGCATTTCAAAGTAGCATGGCTGGTATAAAACCACAGTAAATAAGCTCTAAACATGGCCAAATATTATCATCATATGAAAACTCAAACTTGTGAGAGGCTATTCACATGACCAGGTTGCCAGACAGGACCAAACTGCATATCCGAAAGGTGTCCCAGGATGTTGTTTCTCTTGTTCTGATGGTGCTCTCAAGTCATTTTGACTGTCAGGGTGTTTGCTTCCCTTTAATCTGGTTCATCCTTGGAGTTGGACTCTGAATGAATGGGCTTGAACATTATGCCAATTCTAAATACTGTATGTGGAACAAAATCTTTCACATCTTTCAGTCTGGTTGTAACAGGTTGCTCAcaatttgcattatttattacAGTTAATGTTGTTATCACTTTTCTTGCCGTATTTGATAGTATTATCCTTATTGCTTTTGCAACAGATTGGTTTGATGTCAGTGGTTTTTTATCTCAGTTTTAGCACAGTGTGAGGATCGTTTTAGACTTTTCCCAAATGTAAGGAGTTAATCTAGTTCGGCTTGTTTTCTGTCTGAGTGGTATTTGACATTCTggtgacaactttttttttttttttttttttgccccccATTTCTTCACAAATGTGTCAAAGTGGTGAGACATGCTGCAGAGTGACAGCCTTCTCACAGTGACCTTTGGCGCAGTGCCTCCATCAAGCCTGGAGCCTGGATCTACGCAGCCACTCTAACTGGAATAACATTTGCCGTGGTTACTCACAGCACATAGGTCCAGCCTGTTTACATTTCAACACCACTCAGATCATGCTGCCAGTCATGTTAGATACACTAGTGCTGGGCCTGTAGTTTCCTACATGCAGTAGCTTTGCTTGCAGCTGGTCATACACTAAACTCTGCTAAAAGAAAGCACCAATTATTTCCACCGTGATGTGTACAGCACTGTCTTTAATGTGTAATTATTTATGCAGATGTctataaaaaaagatgaattcCAATAGTCATGTAGAGAACAACTATATAACAATAAGACGACTGTATTAAAGATATCAATACTGAAGtagaaaaaagttatttattcaaGCTATTGGCAGATTTATAAATTGGTCTATATTGAAAGGAATAATTCAACTATGTCTTGTCCATGTTTACCTGGTTTGCTTCCCTTCCTCCTGTCCCACAATGAGAATGTATTTTATCCCTGTCCCTCACTGCCCTGCCTGTAATGGAATAAACTACAAACTATGAGAGAAAACTTGAGTTTTTGTCTTAACTTTTTCATCATGTGTTACTAACATAATGCTCATGTCCAAAGTTGGCTATGGTCTTTGTCTACATTACTGTTGCTTATTAGGAGAACTTTAGAGAGATTTTGCAACCTGATGTAAAGAATGTTTCACTGGGCACAGATATATTCTGAGTAAAGGGTTGGATGAGTTGTTGGAGCTTTTTTAAGCTCAAGTGTAGGTGCAGTATATTATGAGTGTACAGTAGGTCTTATAGAGGCCAGAACTGGCTGTTGAGTTTGATGGGATGATGCAGCATTGATGGGAGGTTTCTGTTTGATAACACAAGTGATGCACCCTGGATTATGTCTCACAAAGTATAAAATTTCATTTCCAGAGGAAAGAAACTTAAGCACCAACAAAATGAGCAGCCCAAGCTAAAACACATTAGGAGCTCCCAGCAGCCTGGGTggatttttattaatgtgtCATATTGTGTTATTTTCATTAACTTGTTCACAGATCAGTGTTGCATTTAACTACCTCACAACTAACTAGAGGCTGTTGGTAAAATCCATGGCCATTGCCCAGCTTAAGATGGAGCAGCTCAATAAAATATCTGGTTTGGCTTTAACAATACCCACTAAACTGCAGTAATTAATAGTGCATGTTTTGCTGCAGATAATTTAAGCCACTTGGTTTAACTGGTACATAACAAGCCCCATTTAAGCAGTGCAATGAACCCCCACCCCCATGTCAAAcaaagtctttttgtttttgcttttttaattaacttgatTTCTTTTCACATTCTTAATCCATTTGCAGCTTTGTGCCAATAatttatcagtgtttctttttcttggaAATCATCCAAAGAAGTGTTCTTTCACATGGCCAGAAAAACTCAGATTTCCACAGATTACTCTTTTGTCAGATATGAAACACTCACCAGTCTGTTTTACAGAGCCAGACTTTGCAAGTAACACGTTGTTGTAGAGTTTGGTTAAAAGGACTATCATTGCAGCCATAGCTGATTCAACTGTGATTCAGTCCATCCTTCCTAAGTATTACTTTAACAGTGTTTCAGCTGAATTTTACATGAACACTAAGGCTGAAACTGAGATGGTTCTGAACTTTGCACTTTAATTATGCACTCAGATTATTTGAAAATCACTTATGTATGATTTCTCCTGAATGGTCTTGTCAATGATCAAATGTATTCACTTTTCTAAGGATCAGCCTGCAGTTTCAATATGATATAATTTAGctgtttaataaatattcaaaatgaaaaaagttgcTCTTTAGTGATACAGTATATTTTTGAGTATCAGATTTGGACAGTGGACCTTTTCCTTTCATCCTTGtgcttatattatattatattatattatattatattatattatattatattatatctgTCATGTAATATTTGTATCCAGCTATATATTAACTTCTTATTAACTAACTTATTAATCTATtatgaacaaatgaacaaacCATTCCTATAATAGTGTAATGACTTGTTATCATGATCGTTTTTTAcacttatttttctacttcaAGACCATTGCATTGAATAGAATTAAATCTTGATTGATTGGttgatcttgttcagtcaaccaataaatcttttttttttccagcggggtaaaaaaaaagtttagtatATTTCTAGAATATGAACCAGAGATGTTTGTTTAAAAGCAGATTTGGATTTGTTTGGTTCATTGTCATCTTGAATGTGCTAACCATTTCTAGAACTGAAATTtcttctgaaatgttttctaaGATACATTTAAAAGCTCATGGAAAGAGTTAGGTACAAGGTTTAGAGTTTAATAGTAATATTTACACATCCTGTCTCCCAAATAGTGAAAAGGGATGACAGCGGGTTTAATGGC contains:
- the dagla gene encoding diacylglycerol lipase-alpha isoform X2 produces the protein MPGMVMFRRRWSVGSDDLVLPALFLFILHCIWLVVLSVVLFGLPYGSDQSCSVTLVDHGRGYLGILVSCLICESAIMWLSMRGSILYTQPREAVQYVIYIRLAILLVELVYAVVGIAWLVQYYQPCSDVTAKNLALGIVACNWLVIFSVCITLMCTFDPTGRTFVKLKATRRRQRNLTTYTLRHRLEEGQASSWSRRLKFFMCCTRAQDTQSDAYSEVASLFAEFFRDLDIVPSDIIAGLVLLRQRQRSKRSSILDQANNDILAFLSGMPVTRNTRYLDLKNSSEMNMYKDVCYYMLFALAAYGWPMYLMRKPACGLCRLVSSCPCTSVSGSRLTQSVTVEEDNCCGCNVLAIRRHFLDRDLKQVHIVYTSCHDAVYETPFFVAVDHAKKKVVISIRGTLSPKDALTDLTGDSERLPVEEQHGTWLGHKGMVYSAEYIKKKLEQEMILSQAFGRDLSKGTMHYGLVIVGHSLGAGTAAILSFLLRPQYPTLHCYSYSPPGGLLSEDAMEYSKEFVTSVVLGKDLVPRLGLSQLEGFRRHLLEVLQKSNKPKWRIIAGGTKCIPKSELPVEDDDPQSQPAAPPSSRLWLHPSDLSIALSASTPLYPPGRIIHVVHNHPPETYCGQEEPTYSALWGDNKAFNEVIISPAMLNEHMPHMVIEGLNKVLENYNKGKTALLSAAKIMVSPTEVDLNPESIFMDASTSSQQPTPTTHHRRNSSVRSCAQSEISLDGFSECPPPPVPVVLRGARERLAVELRDRKAPLAIMESLSDAESIYSLDSRRSSAALRGSPMLGSLPFPLDAPIPEENPSLSSRTELLAADSLCQATPEHLGEVGPFFTPMESRSTPDYPTRLSPATPHYSGHHSPAPLKQSVLAQPFKPEPNATPTLLPDGEQIPGIYSPGSTPTAPLSPQTGSRPMDRGKEDWEMETAEKRLGADTTTSNLPPQLSNGNPSQAVLEFAQYLDSLFRLDGSSSPPLELSDGESESGRGSFGQGECLGDGQQLDDKQLLARATLEPNLVPKPPRTFAGSADPSSGISLSPSFPLSSSEELNDLSPSEGAPPAMHSLRTSSPCHCPEENTLSSMV
- the dagla gene encoding diacylglycerol lipase-alpha isoform X1, whose product is MPGMVMFRRRWSVGSDDLVLPALFLFILHCIWLVVLSVVLFGLPYGSDQSCSVTLVDHGRGYLGILVSCLICESAIMWLSMRGSILYTQPREAVQYVIYIRLAILLVELVYAVVGIAWLVQYYQPCSDVTAKNLALGIVACNWLVIFSVCITLMCTFDPTGRTFVKLKATRRRQRNLTTYTLRHRLEEGQASSWSRRLKFFMCCTRAQDTQSDAYSEVASLFAEFFRDLDIVPSDIIAGLVLLRQRQRSKRSSILDQANNDILAFLSGMPVTRNTRYLDLKNSSEMNMYKDVCYYMLFALAAYGWPMYLMRKPACGLCRLVSSCPCTSVSGSRLTQSVTVEEDNCCGCNVLAIRRHFLDRDLKQVHIVYTSCHDAVYETPFFVAVDHAKKKVVISIRGTLSPKDALTDLTGDSERLPVEEQHGTWLGHKGMVYSAEYIKKKLEQEMILSQAFGRDLSKGTMHYGLVIVGHSLGAGTAAILSFLLRPQYPTLHCYSYSPPGGLLSEDAMEYSKEFVTSVVLGKDLVPRLGLSQLEGFRRHLLEVLQKSNKPKWRIIAGGTKCIPKSELPVEDDDPQSQPAAPPSSRLWLHPSDLSIALSASTPLYPPGRIIHVVHNHPPETYCGQEEPTYSALWGDNKAFNEVIISPAMLNEHMPHMVIEGLNKVLENYNKGKTALLSAAKIMVSPTEVDLNPESIFMDASTSSQQPTPTTHHRRNSSVRQKPLSRSCAQSEISLDGFSECPPPPVPVVLRGARERLAVELRDRKAPLAIMESLSDAESIYSLDSRRSSAALRGSPMLGSLPFPLDAPIPEENPSLSSRTELLAADSLCQATPEHLGEVGPFFTPMESRSTPDYPTRLSPATPHYSGHHSPAPLKQSVLAQPFKPEPNATPTLLPDGEQIPGIYSPGSTPTAPLSPQTGSRPMDRGKEDWEMETAEKRLGADTTTSNLPPQLSNGNPSQAVLEFAQYLDSLFRLDGSSSPPLELSDGESESGRGSFGQGECLGDGQQLDDKQLLARATLEPNLVPKPPRTFAGSADPSSGISLSPSFPLSSSEELNDLSPSEGAPPAMHSLRTSSPCHCPEENTLSSMV